CACATTTGCCTTCTTAGAGAGCCAAAGCTGAATGGTAAGCCTCGTTAGATCAGATTCAGAGAACAGTCAGCCTTACAGATCATCTGTCAAAActgccttattttacagatgagggtatTAAGGCCTTGTGATGTTAAATGGCTTGGCCAAAGCCACATAGCTGATTATTGGCAGACTTGGGCCTGTAACAGAGGTTCCTTGAATGGCAGGGGTCCCCTGTCCTTCacactaaatttttatttcaattaacatTACTAAGCCAGTAAATTTTTTTcccagatttttttctaaattaataagGAAGTTCCTATAAATCAGGGCCGTGTAAGTTTTATTTCACTCTTACTTTATTCTGAAGCCTATCAAAATAATCCCAAAGAAGGCTACAAATAATATGTCCCAATTTTAGggtaaaacaaatactaacaataAAGTCACAATGATCATAGGTAACATTTATTATGCACTTGCCATGTGCCAGTGTCTGAGTGAATTTACTATTATGTTAATATGACATTAATTCCAAAAGTAACCCAGTAAACTATTATCTTTCCCAATTTACCAATGAAAAGATTGAAGTTTAGAGAAGTTACCCAAGGTTACAAAGCGAGTAGCTAAGTAGGAACTTGAACAACATCTGTAATATGTTGCTTATATCTAGTAGTTCATTTGAATAAGTACTCATCACAATCTAGGTAGTGCTGatggcaataaaaacaataatagtaatggCAATTTTCTGCAAACCTACTATGAAACTGCTGTAATTCAGGCACAATgccaagcacattacatttattaaatatagcCCTCAGAACTCTTCAATTAGgtaaattatccccattttataagtaAGGAACTGAAGCCAAGAAAGCCTTAGTAACATTTATAGTCATATACCTAGAACTGTAACAGGCTTATTTGTCAACTGAATTCTATAGAACACCTAAGCCCATGATCTTTGTTTAGTATGTTCAGGCCTTACATTGGCCTTTCTGAACCTTCCCTGTGTACACCTATCTGTAACATCAGCAGTTGAGTTGTTCATTCGAAATTAAAATGCATGCTTGAAGCCTGAATATATACAGTGATAATATGTACATGATACCATGATCATGGAAAGAATTTAGTCAATTCCTGGATTCAATTCCTGGTGCACTTTGGCTGCATGCTAGCACTTTCCCTCAGGTGactttatttatgctctgatctaTTATtgggggattttttaaaaaattaaaatgatagatAACATTCAGATGAATCATTCCCTTTATTTCCCAATTTTGGGGAGATGACTCACTGACATCTCCACCATTTTACTGTAAATTAATGAAGGCCtaacataaataaagaaaaagggatCATTTGAGGAACTGTTTCAGTTGTCACAGTTGGCAGCTTATAACCCCTCTGTAAAATATTAGAGCACaaactgagagatatttaaaGAGACAGCAGAGAGGTACAGGAAAGAAGAGGTCACTTCTCTGGCACTAGCCTTGGAGACTACTTCCATGGAAAGCATCAGTGCCCCcagaaagggggaaaggaagaggggaaggcagATGTTCTCTTCCCCATTTTGCATGAGCCAGGAAGGAGAAATCCAGGGTGTGTCTGAAACCAGAGGACCTTAGCAACACCTCCTTCCTAACAGCTGCTGGTCCTGTTGAATATTCAGACATTCTGCAGCTCCTCCCAATCTGTGAGCATATCCAGATGGTTGCCACTAGTATCTGAGGCACCTTCAGGAAGAAAGTCATAAACAGCCAGCCTGTGCTTAGGCAATCTTCAACCAAAGATCAAGGTGGTAAGCCCAGAATGGGACTGCAGTGCCTCCTAGGGGTCGAGGCCCCTCTGAGGATTACTAAATCTTGGCTGCTGAGTTCTCCCGGGAGACAGAAGTTATTTATTCTCGAAAAAAATATTCTGGATCTGAGTTTTTCCCTAGCCCATCTCCTCTGTGCCTTCAACTCCTGAATTGGCCACTGACGTAAGGAAAGCAGCTATAAGAGGAGAAGGCTATATGCCAAATACCATTTAAAAGGATCAGAGACATGTATGAATCAAATTCACTTGCATAAAAAACAATTAGGGAATTACAATATTGTTCTATAtcctaaaactggaaaaaaaatctattttcaaaaTGTATGTCTCTTAAAATATCCTGTCTGGaccagcagaaagaaaaatctggAGACATATGGAGAGGGTCAGGTTAGTTTTTGAGAACTATTTATGCATTTACTGAATTTAGTGGGTTACATCCATCTATAGCTTAAGCTAAATGTCTATTTAATAGCaactttaaatgaatttttaaaactgtttaaaaattacACTGACTGTATGGCTGcagttcccccccgccccccgcccctctTGATTTCTACCAGAAATATTGTTTGAAATGCAGGCTTTAACTGGTTGGGGGGTGGTTTATGggctttcttagattccacattgTTTCTTAATTGCAatcatcttcttttcttcttctttgcttttgTACAGAATGTCCTTGATTTTTCAGGAGTTAGATgatgagaattattttttatactctTGTCACCCTAATTTTTTCCGCTAGTTTCTTGTGATTACacatatggcttttttttttttttttagaaacatgCACagttactgaaaaacaaaacgtGTGTCTGTCATTTAGAACAATCTTATGCCTTTACTAGTTAAAGGAAGATATCTTTCTTTAAAGCAAAGTATACTGTTTTTCTAAGTGTAACAGATTCTGCATGAGCATAATCAGAGGTGGGACCAAAAGAAGAATAGCATTTATacaaattcattttgaattaaaaatgtcTGCTCTCTATTCTTCATGTAGTTTACTTGTGAAGCTTCTAGGGAAGATGTGTTCTCTGAGCTCAGTGACTTAATGAGGCTACTGAATTATACTAGTCAAGTCCAGCAGTTACATTTGGGTGGCCCCAGACTGGAGAATCaagaaattgaataaatgaacaaacaaacagggatgaACCACTAGTCAAAAGTGGCATATGTTATTTTTGTTCACCCTGAGGTCCCTGTGATTTTCTCATGGCTGGCATGGAGCAGTTACCCTACAGATGATGAAACAAGCAAAGCTTCTgaaattcctgatttttttcctgttaataaaGTATAAATCTCCCCTGATTACTTACTGAGGTGTAGGTCTCAGTGATGCCTCCTTCACTGAGGAGTTGTACATTGCCCTACTTTGGCActtgtttatctatttgtcttatacttgtttatctatttgtcttatacttgtttatctatttgtctTATACTTGTTTATACTTGTCTTATACTTGTTTATActtgtttatctatttgtctCTTCTAGGCTGTGAGCTTTTTGAGACCAGGGCTCATATATTACTCACCAATCATTAAGCTCTGTACTGGTGCTCAATACAGTGTTCAGTGACTGAATCAGACAGTAATGCCCCATTTATGGTGAACTGTAAGAGGTTGTCCCTTGATGTTGAATGGATGCAAGTAAGTATTTTAGTTCAGTGGTTCTAAAACTTCACTGTTTTAGAGAAATATACGGGAAGTTTATGCAAATACAGATAGGCAAGCTCTACTCCTGACATTCTGTTTCAGTAGGGCTTGgatgaatctgcatttttaacaaacagCTTAGTTGATTCTGATGCATAGTCAGACCACACTGACAATCAATCAGATTCACAGTTCTTAGGGGTTTGAGACTTAGTTAACCTCTGAAGTTCAGtatctcattttttgttttgttttgttttgttttctatgaccCAGTTACAAAATGACTGAATTCCTCTAAAGGaaattgtaaaaatgactcttgGTGGGAAAATCAAGTAATTTTTACCAATTATTTTTATGTGATCAGCACTTGTTTTAAACTACTTGCTTTAAACTTGGTTTAAAACTACTCTTTTAATCAGTTTTTCATAGTTCTTTCCTATTAAGATAATGTCCTTCAAATGGGAATAATGCCATTAGTGTGATTGCCCCTTTTTATTACCTGGATCATCTGGACTGGGGAAGATTCTTCCTGTTCACATAGAGGCACATCCACCCTCTGGACCAGCAGTGCAAGGTGCAGACCCTCTTGCCCGAAGTGATGTGCCAGGGCCTCCCTGACCTCCTGCTTCACATGCTTCTTGCTCAACCTGCTGTGCGGATAACCTGGAGTGTCCAGCACCTGGACCTGCAGGGTTACCTCTTGCCCCCCTCGACGCATGAAGCTGTGGAAGTGACAACTGCGGCCCAGACTGCAATCTTTGGTCACAGAACATGGAGCAAAGCTGCTGTGGAAGTCAGTGCTTCCCAGAAGAATGTTCCCAGCAGAACTTTTTCCACTTTGAGTCATGCCAAAGAGGGCCAAGTTTATGGTCATCTTATTGGAGTCCATCATGGCTGTGggtaaacaaaggctcagcataagCAGTCAGGCTTCTACACTCCCCCAATATAAGGCTTCTTACCTGGCCTAGAGCACTCCCAAGTATTGACTTTGATTTGCTTTCCCCTTATTCTTAGTGTCTAAAGCATGGAGGAGCTCTCCACTGAAGTGGGGACCCCTCAGTGAcaaagggaaaatggaaataatactagTAGTTTgcagtgggagaggagagagaaatcaaatacaaataaggaagggaggaggaaacaATAATTgcaggaaaattagaaaaaatattacatgaaGTTGGTGTAAGCCATGTTTAGGAGGAATATGTTAACTCATCAGTGTGACAGGTGAGTTGGTTTAGAAATGGGGTCCTGAGGTCTCTTACTTCAGGAACAAAGGTAGCagcaatatttgaaaattattcactcttggaggagaagaaggaacaGTACAGTGGAAGAAATGGCCCTTCTTGCATTTTAAACAACGTTCTGCACCTCCCTACTCCCTACCTCCCCACCCCTTGAATATACAAGTGGCATCTGCAAAAAATTATCTTTCCTGACTTCCTGAATGCTTCGGTCCTATGAAACATGAATAATATTAAAGGAAGACTTCTGTTCctgtttactaattttttaacAACTAGGCAACATTCTGATGAAAATGAGAACTACTTGTAATATGTGTTATGAAATAATTAAACAACTCCATGGTTCATCAGAGTTAAGTATTGGCTCttcaatgaagaaaagaaaggccaACACATTGTGCAGTTCAGTTAGGAGGGAGGAAAACCTGGGGAGAATCTATTTCATTTACAGCACCCCTAAAATGTAGTTATTTTTGTGCAGAATATAAGCCCCTTATAGCATTTTAAGGTCATCCATCATTTTCATTAGATTGATAAGGCAGAGCTACTGACCAATTGCCAAATGTACTCAATCTGCTGAttcagaaataaagacatttaatattgcatatttattatttttgcttataaCTTGTACTTCAACTATAAAGTTTTATGTACCGCTGACCTTTCTTGTCCTCTGATGCCCCTCACCCTACTCACTCCAGACCCTAATATGAACATGTTGAAGGAACCTCACACCCTCATACAAAAGACACTCACCTTAGGGGTCCCTGAAGGTGACCCCAACTCACCAACTCATTCAGCTGTGTCAGCTGCACCATAGACACTCAGATTTCTTTTTACTCCTGAATtagatgtgtgatttttttcaagaattaATTATGGACTCACAACCGATTTGCTCTATGTCACTTACCTTTTCcactcttaaaaatgttttctccacAGACTTCCCTCAAGCTGTTACAGTTATGAACTTCAACCTTCTGGCAGTGTCACTGTACCACTCTGAGACTGATactgtatgtattttatttagttaatCTATTACCAGAATCCTTTCTATAAATGATTAGTTGTCTTCCTCTAATCAGCACTGAGTTTTTTATGTCACTTGACAGATGTGTAACTGCAATAGGTACTTCCTGAAACTTTTATTTCCAGGATTAACTTTTGTTTAAGAGAATTGCTTATAGGTAACAATTTATCTTACAGCCTAAAGAAATGCAGGATTGGCAAGTGTTAAATAGAAAGTAGACATTGAAAAGCAATGATCACAATTTTTTCCATTGTAATTGACATATTTACTACTTCATGAAAAAGTTTCAACAGATATGTAATATACATGCAAGAGATATTGACTTCATAACAGTATTTAGGTCATAAATTCAAAAGTTCTCTAGGAAAACTCTCTTGGCTATTTCCATGCAAttgaaatttattatttgatGTGATCACTAGCATGATTATATCAACATATACAGTTTCCATATCAATTAATGATAACATATTTCAGAAAAGGAGTACTTAACTATGACTTAAGGCCAAataaattttgctttaaaattggggttttattttgttattaaaagattaaatttgatttttccaCTTTTTAGTATATAACCCATATTTTCCAACATACTTTCTTAGTTTATAAGTTGTAGTAACCTTCATATCATTATATTCTGGTTCATCTTCTCCTGTACCTCTCAAAAGTCTGTGAAGTATGTATTTCTGTGTGAAGGAATTTTGGAGACATCTGGAATGCTTTATGACTTCATGGACAGAAAGTTTAAAAGTCTTCTTCCTGTGTGaatatgacaaagaaaacacaaaagggATTTATTCCTCTGACAAGCACATTTGGCTTTCTTGAATGAAGCAGAAAGAACCTCCCCCAGGTGGCAGTAGCAGCCTGTTTCCCAAGAAGTGATTTCGAAccagaatttattttcattttcttccacaaACCATAAACTGACATTCTTCAATTAGGCAATTTATATCAACACATATTAATTGTGTGGAAAATCTTTTGAACAAAGGCAAAACTAAGCCTTCTTTCCTGTGTCCCTTATAGAAAGTGACTAGTGTAGAAAGTCTTTAGTTTTCAAAGAGCCCTCTTTGAAATCGTAGTTTAAATCATTTGCTGAGTGAAACAGTTGatggcttaaaaaataaagttcagagTTCATATGTGTAGTGAAAAGTTCTACTGAGActgcagaatttaaaaataattttcaacagaTTTAATGGAGGTTTAAGATCTGTGTCAATTTAGAGATCATATAGAAGGGTAATGTATTGGTATTTGATGATGTTTAATGATTGATGTTCATTCTTTTTGAATCAGGgtgaaaagaaaacttgaaatattACCTTCACTCTTTTCAGTAACTTGGCTAAACAATATAACAGGGATAACTTTAACAGCTGGCTCCAGGATTTCTCTGAGGAAGGGAACTGTCTTTGAGAAAATAGTTTGATTAGCTACTTGAGGTAGAAAAGGGGATCCTGAGAGCATGAGCCGAATTCACTAACAATGATGGTCAAACTGCTGGGGATGAGggaagagccaaaaaaaaaaaaaaaaaaaaagagtagagataATCAAGGTATATatagaggaggggagaggaaggaagggagggagggagggatggagagaggaaagGTAAGAGGGAGAGATagaagagaaatgagaaggaggaggaggagagaataaGAACTATAACATTAGAACATAAAAGGAAACTAGAGCTCCCACTTGTGGAAATGGCTAAGTGACTATGTTAGAGCAGAGATAGCTAATgttcaattttaactttttacattTCTGG
This DNA window, taken from Delphinus delphis chromosome 5, mDelDel1.2, whole genome shotgun sequence, encodes the following:
- the GIMD1 gene encoding GTPase IMAP family member GIMD1, whose protein sequence is MMDSNKMTINLALFGMTQSGKSSAGNILLGSTDFHSSFAPCSVTKDCSLGRSCHFHSFMRRGGQEVTLQVQVLDTPGYPHSRLSKKHVKQEVREALAHHFGQEGLHLALLVQRVDVPLCEQEESSPVQMIQELLGHAWKNYTAILFTHAEKIEEAGFNEDGYLHEASDTLLTLLNSIQHRYIFQYKKGNSLNEQRLKTLERIMEFIKENCYQVLTFK